Proteins from one Cryptomeria japonica chromosome 4, Sugi_1.0, whole genome shotgun sequence genomic window:
- the LOC131047693 gene encoding chitinase 6-like, with amino-acid sequence MESQRKAMLMLVLAVEAAVLFGSVSAQNCGCSSNLCCSKWGYCGTRDDYCGTGCKEGPCTTTPTPSTPSTGGAFSSVISKDFFDAILNAADSSCAGKSFYTYDGFIQAANAYSGFGTPGSSDDAKRELAAFFAHVTHETGSFCYIEEIDGASKDYCEESNTQYPCVAGKGYFGRGPIQLSWNFNYGPAGNDIGFDGLNEPEKVAQDATISFKTVVWFWMKQSNCHSAITSRQGFGATIQAVNGAIECNGGKPDIVNKRISYYKNYCQKLGVDPGSNLSC; translated from the exons atggagagcCAAAGAAAAGcaatgttgatgttggttctggcAGTGGAGGCTGCTGTTCTGTTTGGGAGTGTTTCTGCACAAAATTGCGGGTGTTCGAGCAATTTGTGCTGCAGCAAGTGGGGATACTGCGGTACTAGAGATGATTACTGTGGCACAGGCTGCAAAGAAGGGCCATGTACCACCACCCCCACTCCCTCCACTCCCTCCACTGGCGGTGCTTTCTCCTCCGTCATAAGCAAGGATTTCTTTGATGCCATTCTCAACGCTGCAGACAGCTCCTGTGCTGGAAAGAGCTTCTACACATACGATGGCTTCATCCAGGCTGCCAACGCCTACTCTGGCTTCGGCACACCTGGGTCTTCTGACGACGCCAAGAGAGAGCTCGCTGCCTTCTTCGCCCATGTCACTCACGAGACTGGAT CTTTCTGTTACATTGAAGAGATTGATGGCGCATCGAAAGATTACTGCGAAGAAAGCAACACCCAGTATCCATGTGTTGCAGGCAAAGGCTACTTCGGCCGGGGACCCATCCAGCTATCCTG gaacttcaactacgGTCCAGCAGGAAATGACATTGGGTTCGACGGGCTGAATGAGCCGGAGAAGGTAGCGCAAGATGCCACCATTTCGTTCAAGACAGTAGTTTGGTTTTGGATGAAACAGAGCAATTGCCACAGCGCCATCACCTCTAGACAGGGATTCGGTGCTACAATCCAAGCTGTGAATGGCGCCATCGAGTGTAATGGTGGCAAACCTGACA